One region of Peribacillus simplex genomic DNA includes:
- the hprK gene encoding HPr(Ser) kinase/phosphatase, with product MAKVRTKDIVEAFGLELISGEEGINRPIVTSDLSRPGLEIAGFFDYYPADRVQLLGMTEMSFFNRLNEPERIQRMEELCRDFTPGIIITRGQEVPIELIEASERESVPVMRSSMKTTRLYSRLTNFLESRLAPTTAVHGVLVDIYGLGVLITGKSGVGKSETALELVKRGHRLVADDCVEIRQEDQDTLVGNAPDLIEHLLEIRGLGIINVMTLFGAGAVRSNKKISIVINLELWEKNKQYDRVGLDEEKMKIIDTEVTKITVPVRPGRNLSVIIEVAAMNYRLKRMGVNAAEQFSDRLNHAIADPEHDEF from the coding sequence ATGGCAAAAGTCCGTACAAAGGATATAGTTGAAGCGTTTGGCCTAGAACTTATCAGTGGGGAAGAAGGAATTAACCGACCAATTGTGACGAGTGATCTATCTCGTCCAGGACTTGAAATAGCCGGTTTTTTTGATTACTATCCCGCGGATAGAGTACAGCTTTTAGGTATGACGGAGATGTCCTTTTTTAATCGGTTGAATGAACCGGAGCGAATACAAAGGATGGAAGAGTTATGCAGGGACTTTACTCCAGGCATCATCATTACGCGTGGTCAGGAAGTGCCGATAGAGTTGATTGAAGCTTCTGAGCGGGAATCCGTTCCTGTGATGAGGTCTAGTATGAAGACAACACGTTTATACAGCCGTTTGACCAATTTCCTTGAAAGTAGATTGGCACCAACTACTGCTGTTCATGGTGTATTGGTGGATATCTATGGGCTAGGTGTGCTGATCACCGGTAAAAGCGGCGTCGGTAAAAGTGAGACAGCCTTGGAATTAGTGAAACGGGGTCATCGTCTCGTAGCGGATGATTGTGTCGAAATCCGACAGGAAGACCAGGATACGCTAGTCGGGAATGCGCCGGATTTAATCGAACATCTTCTTGAAATAAGAGGGTTGGGAATCATTAATGTAATGACACTTTTTGGAGCTGGTGCAGTCCGAAGCAATAAAAAGATCTCAATCGTCATCAATCTGGAACTATGGGAAAAAAACAAGCAGTATGACCGGGTTGGTCTAGATGAAGAAAAAATGAAAATCATCGATACAGAAGTGACGAAAATAACCGTACCTGTACGTCCAGGCCGAAATTTATCTGTTATCATTGAAGTGGCAGCCATGAATTACCGCCTGAAACG